In the Glycine max cultivar Williams 82 unplaced genomic scaffold, Glycine_max_v4.0 scaffold_282, whole genome shotgun sequence genome, one interval contains:
- the LOC102660938 gene encoding uncharacterized tatC-like protein ymf16 produces the protein MVNREVRIRTVRSVVVIGQTWLTRYSHPEAFLSLFAKPYLDLPVPSSFVRTCSTEMLKTYVASAPIACSAFVLHYLVPQVWCYLIPSCSYGFRPRSVRFIISSVASFLLFQFLTINFVVPVVWQFPTAIGPSHSLVCYLFPKISDHLTLTVRCSCLACLLSQFVPAIQSVCFVLVVRSAVLVEPQKTSLLLSRRSWMVVPLVVSSYATPASAFGIEIVASCTRYAILELALFLALVFRVGVLVGVTSQ, from the coding sequence ATGGTCAATAGGGAAGTGCGAATCAGGACTGTTCGGAGCGTGGTCGTTATTGGTCAGACATGGTTGACGCGTTACTCGCACCCGGAAGCTTTCTTATCTCTTTTCGCCAAACCCTATTTAGACCTGCCTGTTCCCTCCTCTTTTGTTCGTACTTGTTCAACcgagatgctcaaaacatatgttGCTAGTGCTCCAATCGCTTGCTCTGCTTTCGTACTTCACTACTTAGTTCCTCAGGTCTGGTGCTATCTGATCCCGAGTTGCAGCTATGGGTTTCGGCCTCGTTCGGTTCGCTTTATCATTTCTAGTGTTGCTAGCTTCCTTCTCTTCCAGTTCCTAACAATCAACTTCGTCGTTCCAGTTGTTTGGCAATTTCCCACCGCTATAGGACCCTCTCATTCGCTAGTTTGCTATCTGTTCCCGAAGATCTCTGACCATCTAACTTTAACTGTTCGTTGTTCGTGCCTGGCCTGTCTATTATCCCAGTTCGTTCCGGCAATTCAATCCGTGTGTTTCGTTCTAGTCGTTCGTAGTGCAGTATTAGTGGAGCCACAAAAAACCAGTCTATTGCTCTCTCGTCGTAGTTGGATGGTAGTGCCGCTAGTAGTTTCTTCTTATGCCACACCTGCTTCTGCTTTTGGTATCGAAATAGTAGCCAGTTGCACTCGTTATGCGATCCTAGAGTTGGCGCTCTTTCTTGCATTGGTGTTCCGGGTTGGAGTTCTAGTTGGAGTGACATCGCAGTAG